In bacterium, the DNA window CGCCATTCCCAGTTGCCTGAGGATTGAGACGGAAGATTCATCCTTGCTTCTTCGCCCAAACCAAGAATATCTTGAAAAGGCAATATGCAGATACGAGCCACAGAAGACATCGCAAGCCGGTTCAATGAATCAGAAACTGTCTGCGCATTCACTGAGTGGCCGAGATATTGCTGCAAACGCTCACGCTCTTCAGCGCCAGCTTCATTTTCGAACCAGCCGCGAATGGTGTTGTTGTCATGAGTGCCGGTGTACACGACGCAATTTCTGATGTAGTTGTGAGGAGCATAGGGGTTGGTTGGCAGGTCAGGACCAAACGCAAAAAGCAGGACTTTCATGCCAGGATAGCCAAGCTCCTGCATCACCTCTTTGACATCCGGAGTTATCAATCCCAAATCCTCCAGAATCAATGGCAATGAAGGAATCTCTTTCTTTACCGTTTCGAAAAAATCCTTCACGGGCACCTGCACCCATTTTCCCTTTACCGCTGTTTCCTCTTCAGCAGGTATTTCCCAGTACGCAACCAGTCCCCGAAAATGATCCAGACGAAGCAGATCACAGAATTGCAAATTCTGCCGAAGTCTCCGGATCCACCATGCATAGCCTGTTCGTTGAAGCTCGTCCCAACGATAAACTGGATTTCCCCATCTTTGTCCGGTTTCGCTGAAATAATCCGGAGGCGCGCCAGCAACGTATAAAGGTTTTTTGTTTTCATCCAGTTTGAAGAGCTCCGGATGAGACCATGCGTCCGCAGAATCCAAACTTGGATAGATCGGAATATCACCAATGATTTTGATTTTCTTTTTGTTCGCGTACTCACGTAAAGATTGCCATTGCTTGAAGAAAACATACTGAATGAATTTCGAGCGCAAGGTTCGCTTCTCCAGCTTGTTCCGCAGAACGCTCAGCTCAGCCGATTCCCGATCACGAACTGGCTCCGGCCATTCGTACCAGGCAATCTCTTTGTAGTGATCCTTTAATGCAGCAAACAGACTAAAATCCTCCAACCAGTCCGCATTCTTGCGGCAGAAATCTGAAAAATCGCGATCCTTTCTCAATCGTTCTTCTGCATGATGGAAGGCGCGACGCAAGATCTTCCCTTTCCAATCCACAACCGCTGCGTAATTCACTCGCTCCTGCGGAAAAGTGGGAGCACTTTCTAAATCCGTTTTAGAAAGCAAATCCAACTGGTAAAGCGATTCGACACTGATAAAGAGCGCATTACCGGCAAAAACGGAATAGCTTGTGTATGGGGAATTCCCCAAATAAGTTCCTGTCGGATTCAAAGGCAAGATTTGCCAGTACTGTTGACCGGATTGGGCGAGAAAATCAACAAATCTGTAAGCCTGTGAACCTAAATCCCCTATACCATGAGCGGAAGGAAGTGAGGAAAGATGCAGTAGTACCCCGTTACCACGATCTTGCAACATGGCCTCTATTTTACTCTACGATTACTTCGTTGAAACGATTCCCGGATTCAGTTCCGGTTCCAGAACGCTGCCTTTTGCAAAGCGGTTCAACATCAATCCGGTGAATATGATGAGCGCGCCGGCCCATTGAAGCAAAGTCAAGCGTTCGCCCAGGAAAATCATAGCGATCATCAATCCCGCAACAGGAGTTAGATTGGAAAACACAGATGTGCGGGTACTGCCGATTTTCTGCACACCGTAATACCAGGCGGAATAACCGAAAACAAGAGCTAGAAAAGCGGAATAAAAGACGGCCACCCAGCCATAAAGTCCAATTTGACCCCAATCTTGATGTTCGAAATAAGGAAGGGACAATGGAACGATCAAAAGAGTGCCAAACAAAACTGTGTATAGCACATAATGACGGGATGAATACGCGCTCACCAGCTTTTTGGAAAAAGCAGTGTAAAGAGACCAGCTTAAAGACGCCAGGACGACGAAAAGATCACCAAGATTCGCGGAGAAATTGCCGGCGCGAAAATCGCGAGATCCGACAACAATAAAAACAATCCCGCTAAAGGAAAGAAAGATTCCCAGCCACAGGCGCCCTTTCACTTGTTCTATTTTCAGCCATTTGCTTAAAGCCGCAGTAAAGATCGGCGTAGTGCCAAGCATGATGGATACGTTCGAGACGTAACTCAACTTTACTCCATAGATGAAAAGGAACTGGTAACAGGTATTGCCCAGAATCCCCAGTATCATCAATCTCCAGATTGCCTTTCGCCCAGGAGGATTTCTCAGAACGTCCCGGTACAGGAATAACATCGTGAGCGTGGCAATGCTGAATCGCAAACAGTTGAACACAACAGGATGAAAACTTCTCAAAGCAACTTTGATGACACTGATGTTGGCCCCCCAGAAAAGCACCATACAAAAGAGAATGACATCGACTTTGCTAATACGAATTTTCATTTAATATTTTTTTCTTTGCGTCTTTGCGTCTTTGCGTCTTTGCGTTAATTCTTCCGGCCGGTGGAGCCAAAACCACCTTGCTGGCGTGATGTATCAGAGAGTTCCGTTTCCTCACGGAACGCTACCTGAGTAACCGGCATGATCACCAGTTGGGCAATCCGGTCATGATGGTGGATCGTTTTGGGTTCGGCTGTGAAATTAGCAAGGATGACCTTCACTTCGCCGCGATAGTCCGCATCAATCGTGCCCGGACCATTGAGAACGAATAATCCTTCTTTTAAAGTCAGTCCGCTTCGGGCACGAACTTCGCCTTGATAGCCTCCCGGAATCTCCAGCGCAAAACCTGTTGGAATCAGACCGATCCCGAATGGCGGTATGGTGATTTCTTCAGATAGACATGCATATAGATCTGCTCCGGCGGCTTCTTTGGACTTGTATTCCGGCAAACGCGCGTACGGATGAAGACGTTTGATTTTGATTTCCATCAACCGCGCCGCATTGCCTGAAACAACACAAGAATGGAACCAGCCCCACCTACTATAAAAAAGGTAAGGCCGAGGTAGGTTCCGATCACATAAATCTGAGTCTTCGGTTTTACCGCGGGTTCCTGCTGTTGTCTGAATCGTGGTACGCGAGGCGATCTTCTGGGATTTGAGACAGCGCTAAGATCATTCAACACTTTCATAGAGCAGAGAAAAATGAGAACGATCCCGATCAGCATCAGCACAGCCAGGATGTACAGTATTTTCACTTGATTTGTCTCAACCTCGCATCAACTTGATAAGTGCCACAGTTTTGAGCAATGATTGCCGAGTCTTGTTGCATGTCTCATTACTCATCACTTTGGCACTTCATTAAGCGGTTTCGGACGTCAGCAATAATTTGCGCATGATCAAAAGCCAATTCGGGAAGTTGATTCAAATCAAACCATTTCCAGTCAGCGGCATCATCGGCAGCAGTTGCATCCGGTTTCTGTTGCAGCAAAGACCAGTGGACGATGGAAACGATACGACCGCGAGGATCCGGGCCAGGGTCTCCATAAGCGGCAAACTGTGTTAACGAGATGTTCTCTACTCCGGTTTCTTCTTGTAATTCCCTTTTCGCGCCATCCAATACTTTCTCCCCTTCCTCTACAAATCCTCCCGGCAATCCCCACTTTCCCTGAAATGGATCGTGTTTACGCTGGACCAGCAAAACTTCATTCCCCACGATTAAGATTGAGTCGGCGGTTAAATAGCAAGGTGGATGGTTCATTCCCAAAATTATAGCGAATGAATTCGCTACTACAAACTTCGCTACGCAAGCAACAACAACTCAGCCAGGTTTGTCAAATCCACGGGCCACAGGGCCCAGGGACGCGGCTGCACAGCGCCCGCGGCGAGATCGGGCCGGCAGCTCAGCACGAGGTTTCGCCACGAAGACGGAATCGCCTCCCTCCCATGAACAGCGCCCAGTAACGCTCCCGCTATTGCCGCATTCGTATCGGTATCGCCTCCCTGCATGACAGTATCCACGATCCCGTCTTCGAAACTATTAGAATGAACCAATTGATAAAAAGCGTTCTGAAATGCCGTCACAACCCAGCCTTGATGGACGATTGTCTCGGGCCTGTATCTGGCTGCAGCCGACAAAGCCTGAAGAACGGCTGGTTCCAGCGGCTTCTCATAAGCATACCTTTTGACCGCTTCGTAAACTTGTTTGCCGCTTTGACCGGAGAAAATGGCATGAGCGATGGCAATGCAATACAAGCCGCAGCATTGCTGGCACACAATATGAGGGTGTGTCAAAGAACTTTCCCTCTGCGCCAAAGCGAATAATTCATCCGGTGGTTTCCGGTAACCGTAAATTCCCAGCGGGCTGATGCGCATGAGCGATCCATTTGCCTGGCTTTCTCCAGAAGCATTGGCTTTCATCGCTTCCGCTGCGCGATTACTACGGACATTCTCTTCCATTACAGGTCGCAGCGCCTGCAACATGGTGGCTCCGACATCAAAGGGATCGCTGCGATGAAACCAATAGTAATATGCAGCGGCAACTTTTTCACTGTCGTACCCTTCTTCTTTAACAATACTTCTTGCGAGTAACAGTGCGAGTTCAGAATCATCCGTCGGTTGCCCCGCCATTAATTGAAACGGGCCGCCATCCTGCATTTGCCTTAATCCATCCGGGTAGCGGTTACGGATCGTGGCAGCATCCTGGAATTCAACCTGGCTCCCCAGTGCGTCTCCTGAAACTTGTCCGATCAAACAACCCTGAGCGCGTGAAAGAAGCTCCGGATCTGCAATCGCTTTGCCTGGCGCTAAACGCGCAAACAAAAAAGGAGAGTCATACGTAGAGGGCATTTTAGCCGAATGACGTACCTGGACGGGATGCCAGTTCCTTTTCCATAGATCCCCAACAAGTGCAGCAGGTCCTCCAAAACAAATCTTCACTTTGCTGGCGCCATCCGCTGCATAGGTGACTTCTTGGC includes these proteins:
- the malQ gene encoding 4-alpha-glucanotransferase, producing the protein MLQDRGNGVLLHLSSLPSAHGIGDLGSQAYRFVDFLAQSGQQYWQILPLNPTGTYLGNSPYTSYSVFAGNALFISVESLYQLDLLSKTDLESAPTFPQERVNYAAVVDWKGKILRRAFHHAEERLRKDRDFSDFCRKNADWLEDFSLFAALKDHYKEIAWYEWPEPVRDRESAELSVLRNKLEKRTLRSKFIQYVFFKQWQSLREYANKKKIKIIGDIPIYPSLDSADAWSHPELFKLDENKKPLYVAGAPPDYFSETGQRWGNPVYRWDELQRTGYAWWIRRLRQNLQFCDLLRLDHFRGLVAYWEIPAEEETAVKGKWVQVPVKDFFETVKKEIPSLPLILEDLGLITPDVKEVMQELGYPGMKVLLFAFGPDLPTNPYAPHNYIRNCVVYTGTHDNNTIRGWFENEAGAEERERLQQYLGHSVNAQTVSDSLNRLAMSSVARICILPFQDILGLGEEARMNLPSQSSGNWEWRVQTHQLTEDVVRQLLDKTRLYGRY
- a CDS encoding DMT family transporter, whose product is MKIRISKVDVILFCMVLFWGANISVIKVALRSFHPVVFNCLRFSIATLTMLFLYRDVLRNPPGRKAIWRLMILGILGNTCYQFLFIYGVKLSYVSNVSIMLGTTPIFTAALSKWLKIEQVKGRLWLGIFLSFSGIVFIVVGSRDFRAGNFSANLGDLFVVLASLSWSLYTAFSKKLVSAYSSRHYVLYTVLFGTLLIVPLSLPYFEHQDWGQIGLYGWVAVFYSAFLALVFGYSAWYYGVQKIGSTRTSVFSNLTPVAGLMIAMIFLGERLTLLQWAGALIIFTGLMLNRFAKGSVLEPELNPGIVSTK
- the dut gene encoding dUTP diphosphatase; this encodes MMEIKIKRLHPYARLPEYKSKEAAGADLYACLSEEITIPPFGIGLIPTGFALEIPGGYQGEVRARSGLTLKEGLFVLNGPGTIDADYRGEVKVILANFTAEPKTIHHHDRIAQLVIMPVTQVAFREETELSDTSRQQGGFGSTGRKN
- a CDS encoding NUDIX hydrolase, with product MNHPPCYLTADSILIVGNEVLLVQRKHDPFQGKWGLPGGFVEEGEKVLDGAKRELQEETGVENISLTQFAAYGDPGPDPRGRIVSIVHWSLLQQKPDATAADDAADWKWFDLNQLPELAFDHAQIIADVRNRLMKCQSDE
- a CDS encoding ADP-ribosylglycohydrolase family protein yields the protein MRYKKELDLATDAALEAGELLRREFHRPGGPRGQRAHAEADDEAEWLIRKRLTESFPQYRYRGEETGSIETADDHVWLVDPNDGTSSYLRGARGSAVSIGLVKKGVPVLGVVYAYTAPDDNGDLICWAEDFDLMRNGKSVKPAWDLSSPGHVVLLVSTHRENLMETLLECIHPYRYRAFPSIAYRLALAAVGDGHAAVSWHSPGDWDYAAGHALLRAAGGIFTNENGQEVTYAADGASKVKICFGGPAALVGDLWKRNWHPVQVRHSAKMPSTYDSPFLFARLAPGKAIADPELLSRAQGCLIGQVSGDALGSQVEFQDAATIRNRYPDGLRQMQDGGPFQLMAGQPTDDSELALLLARSIVKEEGYDSEKVAAAYYYWFHRSDPFDVGATMLQALRPVMEENVRSNRAAEAMKANASGESQANGSLMRISPLGIYGYRKPPDELFALAQRESSLTHPHIVCQQCCGLYCIAIAHAIFSGQSGKQVYEAVKRYAYEKPLEPAVLQALSAAARYRPETIVHQGWVVTAFQNAFYQLVHSNSFEDGIVDTVMQGGDTDTNAAIAGALLGAVHGREAIPSSWRNLVLSCRPDLAAGAVQPRPWALWPVDLTNLAELLLLA